A genomic stretch from Deltaproteobacteria bacterium includes:
- a CDS encoding propionyl-CoA carboxylase, with protein IAVYASDFTVLGGSIATQHGLKFVKLMEMAARWRIPMVWLLDSSGGRLGYQDVPSAGIDWWFALESRFSGMIPQINVLMGPCIAGQAYCPTLCDFLLMSRGTAHLWLGGPRMTQAATSEKIGDDVGGADYHMMYSGTCDLVGDNDRATLQKTRELLGFLPANCFEKPPRRETSDPQDREVGELMAVVPDQYEETYDMHKVIKILVDDGEYLEIKNEYAKNLITCFCRFNGQVVGLVANNPGEAGSILEINSCDKYYRFLQVLDAYNIPLINLVDTPPLVPGEDQEALGLLRHFGKILDLYATATIPKISIILRESYGDGGGILLGSAKGLGGDLCYAWPIARLAVEASTLDYRQVYGRGIEEDAYEGYLNRSRERIDIFEAARSWTAQMVDEVIEPKDTRKRIIEALDLIRDKQETLPCRARGQGTGPT; from the coding sequence GATAGCCGTCTATGCCAGCGATTTCACCGTCCTGGGGGGGTCCATCGCCACCCAGCACGGACTGAAGTTCGTTAAATTAATGGAGATGGCCGCCCGCTGGAGGATCCCCATGGTCTGGCTTCTGGATTCCTCGGGGGGCCGGTTGGGCTATCAGGATGTCCCTTCGGCCGGCATCGACTGGTGGTTTGCCCTGGAATCCAGGTTTTCGGGAATGATCCCCCAAATCAACGTCCTCATGGGCCCCTGCATCGCCGGACAGGCCTATTGCCCGACCCTGTGCGATTTTCTCCTCATGAGCCGGGGCACGGCCCATCTCTGGCTCGGTGGTCCGCGGATGACCCAGGCCGCCACCTCTGAAAAGATCGGGGATGATGTCGGAGGGGCTGATTATCACATGATGTACAGCGGCACCTGCGATCTGGTGGGCGATAACGATCGCGCAACCCTCCAAAAGACCAGAGAACTCCTGGGTTTTCTTCCGGCCAACTGCTTTGAAAAACCGCCCCGGCGCGAGACTTCCGATCCACAGGACCGGGAAGTGGGAGAACTGATGGCTGTTGTCCCTGATCAATACGAAGAGACTTATGATATGCATAAGGTCATCAAGATCCTGGTAGATGACGGAGAGTACCTGGAGATCAAAAACGAGTATGCCAAAAATCTGATCACCTGTTTCTGCCGTTTCAACGGCCAGGTGGTCGGCCTGGTGGCCAACAATCCCGGTGAAGCGGGAAGCATCCTGGAGATCAATTCCTGTGATAAATACTACCGTTTTCTCCAGGTCCTGGATGCCTATAATATCCCCCTGATCAATCTGGTCGATACCCCGCCGCTGGTGCCCGGAGAAGACCAGGAGGCCCTGGGGCTCTTGAGACATTTTGGGAAAATACTCGATCTTTATGCAACGGCCACCATTCCCAAGATCAGCATCATACTCAGGGAATCCTATGGGGATGGCGGCGGAATACTCCTGGGGAGTGCCAAAGGTCTGGGAGGCGATCTCTGTTATGCCTGGCCTATTGCCCGATTGGCCGTGGAAGCCTCCACCCTGGATTATCGGCAGGTTTACGGCCGGGGGATCGAGGAAGACGCCTATGAAGGGTATCTGAACCGCTCCAGGGAGCGGATCGATATTTTCGAAGCGGCGCGCAGTTGGACGGCCCAGATGGTCGATGAAGTCATCGAACCCAAGGATACCCGAAAACGGATCATCGAGGCCCTGGATCTGATCAGGGACAAACAGGAAACCCTGCCCTGTCGGGCCAGGGGACAGGGAACAGGACCGACGTAA
- a CDS encoding 3-keto-5-aminohexanoate cleavage protein — protein sequence METKTIITCALTGVLTDPAVHHVPVTPEEMADHTQQAYDAGASIVHVHFRNQGQGLGHLPTWDLKTVGDILAAIKARVPQILICMSTGVMGPDISGPAACLEKFKPEMAACNAGSLNYLKLKNDGSWAWPPSLFDNPVDKVQRFLDVMKANGVVPEFECFDSGIVRSVGLFQRNKMFEGPAHISLVMGVASGMPAKPQWLPLLKEEMPPGAHWQVIAVGRKEVWDLHRKCVELGGNVRSGLEDTFYLQSGEKAASNGVLVEALARIIREVGKEIANPAEAREILGLRSQ from the coding sequence ATGGAAACCAAAACCATTATCACCTGCGCCCTGACAGGCGTCCTTACTGATCCGGCGGTGCATCACGTCCCGGTCACTCCGGAAGAGATGGCCGACCACACCCAACAGGCCTATGATGCCGGAGCCTCTATAGTCCATGTCCATTTTCGGAACCAGGGTCAGGGTCTGGGCCATTTGCCCACCTGGGATCTCAAAACCGTCGGCGATATCCTGGCGGCGATAAAGGCCCGGGTCCCGCAAATACTTATCTGCATGAGCACCGGGGTAATGGGACCGGATATCAGCGGTCCGGCCGCCTGTTTAGAAAAATTCAAACCGGAAATGGCCGCTTGTAACGCCGGCTCTTTGAATTATCTGAAACTTAAAAACGATGGCTCCTGGGCCTGGCCGCCATCCCTCTTTGATAACCCGGTGGACAAGGTCCAGCGATTCCTCGATGTCATGAAGGCCAATGGCGTCGTCCCCGAGTTTGAGTGCTTTGACAGCGGTATCGTCCGGAGTGTGGGTCTCTTCCAACGGAACAAAATGTTTGAAGGGCCGGCCCATATATCCCTGGTCATGGGTGTCGCCAGCGGCATGCCGGCCAAACCGCAGTGGCTTCCCCTGCTCAAGGAAGAAATGCCCCCGGGCGCCCATTGGCAGGTCATCGCCGTGGGCCGGAAGGAGGTCTGGGACCTCCACCGAAAATGTGTGGAATTAGGCGGAAATGTGCGCTCCGGTCTGGAAGACACCTTTTACCTCCAAAGCGGGGAAAAGGCCGCCAGCAACGGCGTTCTGGTGGAGGCCCTGGCCAGGATCATTCGGGAAGTGGGCAAAGAAATCGCCAATCCGGCCGAGGCCCGGGAGATATTGGGGCTGAGAAGCCAGTAA
- a CDS encoding acetyl-CoA carboxylase biotin carboxyl carrier protein subunit, translating to MTETGSSHLIEVRAPMSGVFYRRSAPDQPPYIEEGALVKKKQILGLLETMKVFQKIKSPSDGKVVQIIAANETALKDNDLILIIEKS from the coding sequence ATGACAGAAACAGGAAGTTCCCATTTAATCGAAGTCCGGGCCCCCATGTCCGGGGTTTTTTACCGCCGGTCGGCCCCCGATCAACCCCCCTATATCGAAGAAGGAGCTCTGGTCAAGAAAAAACAGATATTGGGGCTATTGGAGACCATGAAGGTCTTTCAGAAGATTAAATCACCTTCGGACGGAAAGGTGGTCCAGATCATTGCAGCCAATGAAACGGCCTTGAAAGACAATGATTTGATATTGATCATCGAGAAGTCCTGA
- the accC gene encoding acetyl-CoA carboxylase biotin carboxylase subunit: MFSKILIANRGEIALRIIRTCKELGIKTVAVYSEADSRSLHLEPADERVCIGPPPSAKSYLDIRGLIKAAKETGSEAVHPGYGYLAESEAFAEACQKEGLIFIGPTPQNLRMAGEKIASKRIMKEAGIPVIPGSEKGVATLQEAIGLGEEIGYPIMIKASGGGGGRGIRICPDRQTLEEDFSIAQAEARMAFGNEELYVEKYLSQPRHVEFQILADGRGKVIHLGERECTIQRRYQKLIEESPSPVLTPELRQAMGRMAVRAAEAVHYANAGTVEFLLDEQGQFYFMEINARIQVEHPVTELTTGVDLIREQIQLASGAKLSLSQETIEPRGWAIECRINAEDPERNFLPSPGVIEVYRPPGGFGVRLDTHLYQGYELPIFYDSLIAKLIAYNRTREGAIRIMKRALEEFRIEPVKTTIPLHLRIMDDPLFKAGRFNTHFIQHFLPPDPEKDDEEED; the protein is encoded by the coding sequence ATGTTCTCCAAAATCCTCATCGCCAACCGTGGAGAGATTGCCCTCCGGATCATTCGGACCTGCAAGGAATTAGGGATAAAGACCGTGGCCGTCTATTCCGAGGCTGACAGCCGATCACTGCACCTCGAGCCGGCCGACGAACGGGTCTGTATCGGCCCCCCTCCGAGCGCCAAAAGTTATCTGGACATAAGGGGCCTCATCAAGGCAGCCAAGGAAACCGGGTCCGAGGCCGTACATCCCGGATACGGCTATTTAGCGGAAAGCGAGGCCTTTGCCGAGGCCTGCCAAAAGGAAGGGCTGATTTTTATCGGCCCCACCCCGCAAAATCTCCGGATGGCCGGGGAGAAAATCGCCTCCAAAAGGATCATGAAAGAGGCCGGCATACCGGTTATTCCCGGCAGCGAAAAAGGGGTGGCCACGCTTCAAGAGGCCATAGGCCTTGGGGAAGAAATCGGTTACCCTATAATGATCAAGGCTTCGGGCGGAGGCGGCGGGCGGGGGATCCGGATCTGTCCGGACCGGCAGACCCTTGAGGAAGATTTTTCCATTGCCCAGGCCGAGGCCCGGATGGCCTTCGGCAATGAAGAACTCTATGTCGAAAAATATTTGAGCCAGCCGAGACACGTTGAATTCCAGATCCTGGCCGACGGCAGGGGAAAGGTCATCCATCTGGGGGAACGGGAGTGCACTATTCAAAGGCGGTACCAGAAACTGATCGAGGAATCCCCCTCCCCGGTCCTCACCCCGGAACTGCGGCAGGCCATGGGCCGGATGGCCGTCCGGGCGGCCGAGGCCGTCCATTATGCTAATGCCGGAACCGTGGAATTTCTCCTCGACGAACAGGGCCAATTTTATTTTATGGAGATCAATGCCCGTATCCAGGTGGAACATCCGGTCACGGAATTGACTACCGGTGTTGATTTAATCCGGGAGCAGATCCAGTTGGCCAGTGGTGCCAAATTGTCCTTAAGCCAGGAGACTATTGAGCCCAGGGGATGGGCCATTGAATGCCGCATCAATGCCGAAGATCCGGAAAGGAATTTCCTGCCCTCTCCGGGCGTCATCGAAGTCTACCGTCCACCAGGTGGATTCGGGGTGAGACTGGACACCCATCTTTACCAGGGCTATGAACTGCCCATTTTTTATGATTCCCTGATCGCCAAGCTTATTGCCTACAATCGCACCAGGGAAGGGGCCATCCGTATCATGAAAAGGGCCCTGGAGGAATTCAGGATCGAACCGGTCAAGACGACTATCCCGCTCCACCTCCGGATCATGGATGATCCTCTTTTCAAAGCAGGCCGATTCAATACCCATTTTATTCAACACTTCCTCCCGCCTGATCCGGAGAAAGATGATGAGGAGGAGGATTAG
- a CDS encoding acyl-CoA dehydrogenase family protein, giving the protein MDFEFSEEQKMVKEQVGRFVDNQVIPLAAVIDEEERFPEENFRAMAEMGLLGMPLPEEYGGSGADFLSCVLVMEELMRGCVSTGNTYGAHTILCTESIYRNGNEDQRRRFLPDLVAGKKIGALALTEPGAGSDALSLRCRAEKRGDRYILNGSKTFITNGPVADVVIVYAKTNPEAAQNGISAFIVEQGFPGFSRGKPMKKLGARGSPTGELFFEDCEVPVENLLGEENKGIRVLMSGLDRERIFWSIAPIGVAQGAFDLAFHYAQERIQFGQPIIQFQMMQEILADIRTEIQAGRVLSYWAATLADSGKRVRLEASYAKLFCAEAGIRAVSKAMQVFGGYGFIREYPIERMYRDVKGIEFGAGTNQIQRLIIIGELMRKGGIKT; this is encoded by the coding sequence ATGGATTTCGAGTTTAGCGAAGAACAGAAGATGGTCAAGGAGCAGGTCGGCCGTTTCGTCGATAACCAGGTGATCCCCCTGGCAGCGGTGATCGATGAGGAAGAACGTTTCCCGGAAGAAAATTTCCGCGCCATGGCTGAAATGGGGCTTTTGGGCATGCCCCTGCCGGAGGAATACGGGGGAAGCGGGGCCGATTTTCTCTCCTGTGTTCTGGTTATGGAAGAATTGATGAGAGGGTGCGTCTCCACGGGCAATACTTATGGAGCCCACACGATCCTGTGCACCGAAAGTATTTACCGAAACGGCAATGAAGACCAGCGCCGGCGTTTTCTCCCTGATCTTGTTGCCGGGAAAAAGATCGGGGCCCTGGCCCTGACCGAACCGGGGGCCGGCTCGGACGCCCTGTCTTTACGTTGCCGGGCCGAAAAAAGGGGCGATCGGTATATTCTTAACGGCTCGAAGACCTTTATTACCAACGGACCGGTGGCCGATGTGGTCATCGTCTATGCCAAGACCAATCCGGAAGCCGCTCAGAACGGGATATCCGCTTTTATTGTCGAGCAAGGGTTCCCTGGGTTTTCCAGGGGAAAACCCATGAAGAAGCTGGGGGCCAGAGGTTCCCCCACCGGGGAGTTGTTCTTTGAGGACTGTGAGGTCCCGGTGGAAAATCTCCTGGGTGAGGAGAACAAAGGGATCAGGGTTTTGATGAGTGGTCTGGACCGGGAGAGGATCTTCTGGTCCATTGCCCCCATCGGCGTGGCCCAGGGGGCCTTTGATCTGGCCTTTCATTATGCCCAGGAAAGAATCCAGTTCGGACAGCCCATCATCCAGTTCCAGATGATGCAGGAGATCCTGGCCGACATCCGGACGGAAATCCAGGCCGGGAGGGTCCTTTCCTACTGGGCGGCCACCCTGGCCGATTCGGGGAAACGGGTCAGGCTGGAGGCCTCTTATGCCAAGCTCTTTTGTGCCGAGGCCGGGATCAGGGCCGTCAGCAAGGCCATGCAGGTATTCGGAGGCTACGGTTTTATAAGGGAATATCCTATCGAACGGATGTACCGGGACGTGAAGGGCATCGAGTTCGGAGCCGGGACGAACCAGATTCAGAG